In the Salvia miltiorrhiza cultivar Shanhuang (shh) chromosome 8, IMPLAD_Smil_shh, whole genome shotgun sequence genome, TCTCTTTCCTCAGCAACATATTGATCACCaccaaattataattataaatggatcaaataattttttctcaatttgtttaattttaagaAAGATTCGGCATtcgattaaatattttttatgcatatacataatttaattcttttctttagagaatatacataatttaattctatattcataaaaatataaatatttaactcTATGGCccaaaatgtattttttttaagccTAACACCTTTATTTTGATACCATTATCCAAACTCTCATTATGAGGGCCTTAAATCATCAGCCCAATTCTCTCTTCCTCTCATATGCCCTCCATACGCCATTCTCTTCCTCCCCCTCTTGTATACAGAGACGGATCTAAAGGCCAGGCCACCCCGGCCGTCGCCcggtcaaattttttttttgttacttataaatgtatgattttaattttttttaatctatatatGTTAATCTCGCCCGGTCATAATTgtgtcatttcaaataattattcaagattCAACTCGTTTTCTTTACTAAAACTTTATTATAATCATCCGGTGAAATCTTGCCCGGTCATTATTAAATTTCTAGGTCCGTCCCTGCTTGTATATCTCACCTCCAtcgtctctctcttctcccaaaTCACGCCAAAACTTAGATCCCTCCATGTCACTTTCTCCTTCAAATCGGAGACTTTCAACGTCATTCTTTCTGCCACCTTCTCCGATCGAACAACAGCAGCCAACTGAAGTTTAAAGAGTGACTTGTGTCATAGCTGCTTTTTCTCCATTTTTATCTGCAAATCTCAGCGCCTTTTTTCTGCAATTCACGTCTTTTTTCTTcgttttcttcttctccattttctttTGCAATTTTCAGGTCGGACTTCACCGTTTTCTTCTTCTATAATTAACTGCTGCTTCGTCATCTATGATTCATCACCCAATTATATTCccttttctaatttatataaatattagcgTTCAAATTGCAATTTCCAGAAATCTCATTGGGTGATTTGCATATGTGAACAGTGAAACTCAAATATAGATCTTTTATCATTAAAAAGTTCTTCTCCATTTCTCGTTTTGGTTCTCATTTAAAGATGTGATTTTTTATATctgtttttccttttcttccCCTACTTTGATTTCTGGCTAATCAGAAAAAGAATAGAAGAATAGAGATGGGGTTAAACGATTTAAGGTTTTCTTTTGCAGGAATGATGGGTTGGGTTTTGAAcaattgaaaagaaattgttgttTTTCATTAATTCTTCGATTGAGGAGCAAGAGAAAGTTTGATATATAGTGAAGAGAATTCAATGTGTTTTACGAATGAAGATGAAGAGAAAATTTAAGATGAGAACGTGGAAGAGAAAATTTAAGATTAAATGGAaacatactccatccgtcctacgaatcttgacacgtttgatttcggcatgggaattaaggaattatagattagtgttttaagtgtgtagttaataaaatataaaagtgataaagtaggagagagaatgtgataaaagtgataaagtaggagatagaaaataataaaagtgataaagtaggagatataagttaccttatttgaaaatgtgtcaagattcgtgggacggctcaaaaataaaaacgtgtcaagattcgtgggacgaagcgAGTATATAATTAAACTCTTAGCCCAACTAAACGTTTGTGgctaatttaaattaaataataattatatcctTAAGATAGTGAATTATATTCTTGTGTAAAATTCAAgcataatttatactccctctatccacgaaatgagtattcaTTTTGGGGGTGATACGGGTTTTAGGAAATTGTGTGAATGAAATAAGGGGTCCACTTTCATTGTGAGTGAATTGTGTGAGGTACACTTactaaaaaaggaaatgggtactcatttgatggacaaaccaaaaaagaaatatgatTACTCATTTCCTGAACgtagggagtatataatatcatgcatgattaaatttatttttataaaaataatagtacaCAAGGTGGAACACATAAATTGTGAGACACTAAATCCCATCCAATAAATCTAGGATTGCTTATATATTGAGCTACTAGTCTTGTGTATTTCAAGTATCGACtccaatattgaaaaaaaaatgaagatgaacAAAATGAGTAGCAAGTTGATAAAACCACACACCCCAACCCCTCAAAACCTCAAGAATTACAAGTTATCGTATATAGATGAGCTTGTGGACCCAGGAGAATATTTTGCAGTTGTTCTGTTTTACGAATCGAAACCCGAAGACGGCAGCCTCCAGTTGGAAGAATCACTGGCCAGAATCTTGGTTGATTTCTATCCTCTTGCAGGAAGATTCATCAATAATTATAGTTCGATTGACTGCTGCGACGAGGGAGCCGAGCTCGTCGAAGCAGAGGCTCTAGACGTCGAGCTGATCGAGCTCGTAGCAAAAATGGAGCTCGATCAGCTCGACAATCTCCTCCCCGACCAACACGAAGCTCCTGATATTCCAATCCTCTCAATCCAGATCACACGTTTCTCATGTGGTGGGGCCGCCGTCGCCATCAGCGTCTCCCACAAGATCTTCGATGGGTCGTCGCTTGCGACGTTTGTGGCCGCCTGGACGGACGCCACCAATCCAGATCATGCTAAGAGGGTAATCTGCCCGTCTTTTCATCTCCCCTCGTTGCTTCCATCCGTGATCCGCAACGACaacccggccccggccccggccccgggtTCCGGTCACAAGCTTGCTTTGAAGAGGCTTTCGTTCAACAAGGAGGCTTTAACCAGCCTGAAATCAAGAATAAGCCGAACCAACGGAAAACCCTTATCCGGAGCGCGTGTTGTGTCTGCCGTTTTGGCCGAAGCTCAATTCCGACTGGATCGCGCCAAACACGGTAGAAGCAGAAGCTGCGTCGTATATCAAACGGCTAACATGCGGGAGAGATCAATACCACCGCAGCCTAGACACACTTGTGGGAATTTCTGGGCCCTAACAATGACGCCACCCACGGACGAGGTCGATGTTAATCAACTTGTTCGTGTATTGGGAGATTCTATTCGAGACGCCATTGCTCGTCATGCTGAGATTCTGTCTCCTGATTGTAATGATGGACACGATATGTACACAAATATTATCGAAAACTACTTTAGGCATATGTGCGATCCTGAAATCACTGCTTTATCAATCTCTGATTGGAGTAGATTTGGATTCCACGAAGCTGACTTCGGATGGGGGAAGCCTGTTTCGACGAGCAATCGATTTTGGAAGGCGACCAACAACTTTGTGGTGCTGATGAGCGACAAATCGGGAGATGGGATTGAGGCATGGTTGTATTTGAACCAACATGAGGTGCCTTACTATGAGCAAGATGAGGAGATCAAACCCTTCATATCTAATTAGTTGTTTATGAATCACTGCTTTACAAATAATTAAGTTTCTTCTAAACTACCCTTATTAATTTGTGTCACTACCACAAAATGCATAGTTTCTGTTGTTTACAGAAAATGCGGTCCTACAAATAGTTTGTACTATTGTTTACCGAAAATTTCAGTTGTTAATTTCGATGGTTATAACCATTTGTAGTGTATACGTTGTCTTTGAGCCTCTCACTATCGTTATTATTGatttcacaaaattaaattcaacTTCTCCGCACATTTGTAGTTGTTAACAActtctaatttatttatatacaataaaaactaaacctaaaaaataaaatggt is a window encoding:
- the LOC130997967 gene encoding pelargonidin 3-O-(6-caffeoylglucoside) 5-O-(6-O-malonylglucoside) 4'''-malonyltransferase-like, with the translated sequence MSSKLIKPHTPTPQNLKNYKLSYIDELVDPGEYFAVVLFYESKPEDGSLQLEESLARILVDFYPLAGRFINNYSSIDCCDEGAELVEAEALDVELIELVAKMELDQLDNLLPDQHEAPDIPILSIQITRFSCGGAAVAISVSHKIFDGSSLATFVAAWTDATNPDHAKRVICPSFHLPSLLPSVIRNDNPAPAPAPGSGHKLALKRLSFNKEALTSLKSRISRTNGKPLSGARVVSAVLAEAQFRLDRAKHGRSRSCVVYQTANMRERSIPPQPRHTCGNFWALTMTPPTDEVDVNQLVRVLGDSIRDAIARHAEILSPDCNDGHDMYTNIIENYFRHMCDPEITALSISDWSRFGFHEADFGWGKPVSTSNRFWKATNNFVVLMSDKSGDGIEACGLVEGVVAVDAAAGSNGLLGVAAPLGYGGGQLFLLDLENWCRDEGFADLEISPYARGSRFNLGAALMLWWLAAASRRWKMEIQGKGRRWKMEDGR